From Primulina tabacum isolate GXHZ01 chromosome 2, ASM2559414v2, whole genome shotgun sequence, one genomic window encodes:
- the LOC142524167 gene encoding CBL-interacting protein kinase 32-like isoform X2: MKFLLKTAVAERRLSTPENRVRMSQPKIKRRIGKYEIGRTIGEGTFAKVKFAKDSETGQPVAMKILDKDKVLRHKMAEQIRREIATMKLIKHPNVVRLYEIMASKTKIFIVMEFVTGGELFDNIVNHGRMQEDDARKFFQQLINTVDYCHSRGVFHRDLKPENLLMDDAGNLKVSDFGLSALSHTVRDDGLLHTTCGTPNYVAPEVLNDRGYDGATADLWSCGVILFVLLAGYLPFDDANLMNLYSKISSANFTCPSWFSFGAMKLIARILEPNPMKRITIPEILEDEWFKKGYKAQIFHEKGDACLDDVEAVFKDSEEHLVMEKKEEQPTAMNAFELISMSKGLNLGNLFNAEQEFKRETRFTSKCPADEIIKKIEQAAKPLGFDICKKNYKMRLENMKAGRKGNLNVATEVFQVAPSLHMVEFRKAKGDTLEFHKFYKNLLTSLEDVVGITEEGMKK; this comes from the exons AT GAAGTTCTTGTTGAAGACTGCTGTTGCTGAGCGCAGATTAAGTACGCCGGAGAATCGAGTGCGGATGAGTCAACCCAAGATTAAGCGTAGAATTGGGAAATATGAAATTGGAAGGACCATTGGTGAGGGCACATTTGCAAAAGTGAAATTTGCTAAGGATTCTGAGACTGGACAACCAGTGGCTATGAAGATCCTCGACAAGGATAAGGTCCTTAGGCACAAAATGGCTGAACAG ATTAGGCGGGAAATCGCAACGATGAAATTGATAAAGCATCCCAATGTTGTTCGCTTGTATGAG ATTATGGCGAGCAAGACCAAGATATTTATTGTTATGGAATTTGTTACTGGAGGAGAGCTCTTTGATAATATT GTGAATCACGGACGAATGCAAGAAGATGATGCTAGAAAATTTTTTCAACAGCTCATTAATACTGTTGATTATTGCCATAGTAGGGGAGTCTTTCACAGAGATCTGAAG CCGGAAAACTTATTGATGGATGACGCCGGGAACCTAAAAGTTTCCGATTTCGGATTAAGTGCTCTATCTCATACTGTCCGG GATGATGGTTTACTGCATACTACCTGTGGAACTCCGAATTATGTCGCTCCTGAG GTTCTCAACGATCGAGGCTACGATGGAGCAACTGCTGACTTGTGGTCATGTGGAGTGATACTCTTTGTTTTGCTTGCAGGATACTTGCCTTTCGACGATGCAAATCTTATGAACTTGTATTCAAAA ATATCTTCTGCTAATTTCACTTGCCCCTCGTGGTTTTCCTTTGGTGCCATGAAATTAATTGCTCGGATTCTTGAACCAAATCCCATGAAA CGTATTACTATCCCTGAAATATTGGAAGATGAGTGGTTTAAGAAAGGTTACAAAGCACAGATATTTCACGAGAAAGGAGATGCATGCTTGGATGACGTTGAAGCTGTTTTTAAGGATTCCGAG GAACATCTTGTGATGGAGAAAAAGGAGGAACAACCAACGGCAATGAACGCCTTTGAGCTAATCTCCATGTCAAAAGGTCTCAATCTTGGGAATCTATTCAATGCAGAACAG GAATTCAAGAGGGAAACGAGGTTCACATCCAAATGCCCTGCCGATGAGATCATAAAGAAAATCGAACAAGCAGCAAAACCACTCGGTTTTGACATTTGCAAGAAGAACTACAAG ATGAGGCTTGAAAACATGAAAGCTGGAAGAAAAGGAAACCTTAACGTTGCTACCGAG GTATTTCAAGTTGCCCCTTCTCTGCATATGGTTGAGTTTAGAAAGGCCAAGGGAGATACCTTGGAGTTCCACAAG TTCTACAAAAATCTGTTAACCTCCCTTGAGGACGTAGTTGGGATAACCGAAGAGGGCATGAAGAAATGA
- the LOC142524167 gene encoding CBL-interacting protein kinase 32-like isoform X3: MSQPKIKRRIGKYEIGRTIGEGTFAKVKFAKDSETGQPVAMKILDKDKVLRHKMAEQIRREIATMKLIKHPNVVRLYEIMASKTKIFIVMEFVTGGELFDNIVNHGRMQEDDARKFFQQLINTVDYCHSRGVFHRDLKPENLLMDDAGNLKVSDFGLSALSHTVRDDGLLHTTCGTPNYVAPEVLNDRGYDGATADLWSCGVILFVLLAGYLPFDDANLMNLYSKISSANFTCPSWFSFGAMKLIARILEPNPMKRITIPEILEDEWFKKGYKAQIFHEKGDACLDDVEAVFKDSEEHLVMEKKEEQPTAMNAFELISMSKGLNLGNLFNAEQEFKRETRFTSKCPADEIIKKIEQAAKPLGFDICKKNYKMRLENMKAGRKGNLNVATEVFQVAPSLHMVEFRKAKGDTLEFHKFYKNLLTSLEDVVGITEEGMKK, from the exons ATGAGTCAACCCAAGATTAAGCGTAGAATTGGGAAATATGAAATTGGAAGGACCATTGGTGAGGGCACATTTGCAAAAGTGAAATTTGCTAAGGATTCTGAGACTGGACAACCAGTGGCTATGAAGATCCTCGACAAGGATAAGGTCCTTAGGCACAAAATGGCTGAACAG ATTAGGCGGGAAATCGCAACGATGAAATTGATAAAGCATCCCAATGTTGTTCGCTTGTATGAG ATTATGGCGAGCAAGACCAAGATATTTATTGTTATGGAATTTGTTACTGGAGGAGAGCTCTTTGATAATATT GTGAATCACGGACGAATGCAAGAAGATGATGCTAGAAAATTTTTTCAACAGCTCATTAATACTGTTGATTATTGCCATAGTAGGGGAGTCTTTCACAGAGATCTGAAG CCGGAAAACTTATTGATGGATGACGCCGGGAACCTAAAAGTTTCCGATTTCGGATTAAGTGCTCTATCTCATACTGTCCGG GATGATGGTTTACTGCATACTACCTGTGGAACTCCGAATTATGTCGCTCCTGAG GTTCTCAACGATCGAGGCTACGATGGAGCAACTGCTGACTTGTGGTCATGTGGAGTGATACTCTTTGTTTTGCTTGCAGGATACTTGCCTTTCGACGATGCAAATCTTATGAACTTGTATTCAAAA ATATCTTCTGCTAATTTCACTTGCCCCTCGTGGTTTTCCTTTGGTGCCATGAAATTAATTGCTCGGATTCTTGAACCAAATCCCATGAAA CGTATTACTATCCCTGAAATATTGGAAGATGAGTGGTTTAAGAAAGGTTACAAAGCACAGATATTTCACGAGAAAGGAGATGCATGCTTGGATGACGTTGAAGCTGTTTTTAAGGATTCCGAG GAACATCTTGTGATGGAGAAAAAGGAGGAACAACCAACGGCAATGAACGCCTTTGAGCTAATCTCCATGTCAAAAGGTCTCAATCTTGGGAATCTATTCAATGCAGAACAG GAATTCAAGAGGGAAACGAGGTTCACATCCAAATGCCCTGCCGATGAGATCATAAAGAAAATCGAACAAGCAGCAAAACCACTCGGTTTTGACATTTGCAAGAAGAACTACAAG ATGAGGCTTGAAAACATGAAAGCTGGAAGAAAAGGAAACCTTAACGTTGCTACCGAG GTATTTCAAGTTGCCCCTTCTCTGCATATGGTTGAGTTTAGAAAGGCCAAGGGAGATACCTTGGAGTTCCACAAG TTCTACAAAAATCTGTTAACCTCCCTTGAGGACGTAGTTGGGATAACCGAAGAGGGCATGAAGAAATGA
- the LOC142524167 gene encoding CBL-interacting protein kinase 32-like isoform X1, with protein MCRKFLLKTAVAERRLSTPENRVRMSQPKIKRRIGKYEIGRTIGEGTFAKVKFAKDSETGQPVAMKILDKDKVLRHKMAEQIRREIATMKLIKHPNVVRLYEIMASKTKIFIVMEFVTGGELFDNIVNHGRMQEDDARKFFQQLINTVDYCHSRGVFHRDLKPENLLMDDAGNLKVSDFGLSALSHTVRDDGLLHTTCGTPNYVAPEVLNDRGYDGATADLWSCGVILFVLLAGYLPFDDANLMNLYSKISSANFTCPSWFSFGAMKLIARILEPNPMKRITIPEILEDEWFKKGYKAQIFHEKGDACLDDVEAVFKDSEEHLVMEKKEEQPTAMNAFELISMSKGLNLGNLFNAEQEFKRETRFTSKCPADEIIKKIEQAAKPLGFDICKKNYKMRLENMKAGRKGNLNVATEVFQVAPSLHMVEFRKAKGDTLEFHKFYKNLLTSLEDVVGITEEGMKK; from the exons ATGTGCAGGAAGTTCTTGTTGAAGACTGCTGTTGCTGAGCGCAGATTAAGTACGCCGGAGAATCGAGTGCGGATGAGTCAACCCAAGATTAAGCGTAGAATTGGGAAATATGAAATTGGAAGGACCATTGGTGAGGGCACATTTGCAAAAGTGAAATTTGCTAAGGATTCTGAGACTGGACAACCAGTGGCTATGAAGATCCTCGACAAGGATAAGGTCCTTAGGCACAAAATGGCTGAACAG ATTAGGCGGGAAATCGCAACGATGAAATTGATAAAGCATCCCAATGTTGTTCGCTTGTATGAG ATTATGGCGAGCAAGACCAAGATATTTATTGTTATGGAATTTGTTACTGGAGGAGAGCTCTTTGATAATATT GTGAATCACGGACGAATGCAAGAAGATGATGCTAGAAAATTTTTTCAACAGCTCATTAATACTGTTGATTATTGCCATAGTAGGGGAGTCTTTCACAGAGATCTGAAG CCGGAAAACTTATTGATGGATGACGCCGGGAACCTAAAAGTTTCCGATTTCGGATTAAGTGCTCTATCTCATACTGTCCGG GATGATGGTTTACTGCATACTACCTGTGGAACTCCGAATTATGTCGCTCCTGAG GTTCTCAACGATCGAGGCTACGATGGAGCAACTGCTGACTTGTGGTCATGTGGAGTGATACTCTTTGTTTTGCTTGCAGGATACTTGCCTTTCGACGATGCAAATCTTATGAACTTGTATTCAAAA ATATCTTCTGCTAATTTCACTTGCCCCTCGTGGTTTTCCTTTGGTGCCATGAAATTAATTGCTCGGATTCTTGAACCAAATCCCATGAAA CGTATTACTATCCCTGAAATATTGGAAGATGAGTGGTTTAAGAAAGGTTACAAAGCACAGATATTTCACGAGAAAGGAGATGCATGCTTGGATGACGTTGAAGCTGTTTTTAAGGATTCCGAG GAACATCTTGTGATGGAGAAAAAGGAGGAACAACCAACGGCAATGAACGCCTTTGAGCTAATCTCCATGTCAAAAGGTCTCAATCTTGGGAATCTATTCAATGCAGAACAG GAATTCAAGAGGGAAACGAGGTTCACATCCAAATGCCCTGCCGATGAGATCATAAAGAAAATCGAACAAGCAGCAAAACCACTCGGTTTTGACATTTGCAAGAAGAACTACAAG ATGAGGCTTGAAAACATGAAAGCTGGAAGAAAAGGAAACCTTAACGTTGCTACCGAG GTATTTCAAGTTGCCCCTTCTCTGCATATGGTTGAGTTTAGAAAGGCCAAGGGAGATACCTTGGAGTTCCACAAG TTCTACAAAAATCTGTTAACCTCCCTTGAGGACGTAGTTGGGATAACCGAAGAGGGCATGAAGAAATGA